A single window of Methanoregula sp. DNA harbors:
- a CDS encoding flavodoxin family protein — protein sequence MGKKVIGLLGSPLTEGNTAKLLEKALKGARDAGCETETIVVTNLDFQSCMEMMFCKEHDTCIMDDDMQPMYGKFKDMDSLIIATPVMTMGIPGKLKSFMDRFQVFFMAKYVRNQPFISRDRKKNRLALFICISGMKIPDVFVGAKKTVEAFLDIIDCKYWDELMINDMDTIQDVGKHPELLEAAYKKGFAMGVLLKNN from the coding sequence ATGGGAAAGAAGGTTATCGGATTGCTCGGGAGCCCGCTCACCGAGGGAAATACGGCAAAACTTCTCGAAAAAGCACTGAAGGGAGCACGGGATGCAGGGTGCGAAACTGAGACTATTGTTGTCACCAACCTTGATTTCCAGTCTTGCATGGAGATGATGTTCTGTAAGGAACATGACACCTGTATCATGGACGATGACATGCAGCCGATGTACGGGAAATTCAAGGACATGGACAGCCTTATCATCGCAACACCTGTCATGACCATGGGAATCCCCGGCAAGCTCAAATCGTTCATGGACCGTTTCCAGGTCTTTTTCATGGCAAAATACGTCAGGAATCAGCCGTTCATCAGCCGGGACCGGAAAAAAAACCGTTTGGCGCTCTTTATCTGCATCTCCGGTATGAAAATCCCGGATGTTTTTGTCGGGGCAAAGAAGACCGTGGAAGCGTTCTTGGATATTATCGACTGCAAATACTGGGACGAGCTCATGATCAACGATATGGATACCATTCAGGATGTGGGAAAACACCCTGAGCTGCTGGAAGCAGCATACAAAAAGGGATTTGCGATGGGTGTACTTTTAAAAAACAACTGA
- a CDS encoding peroxiredoxin, which translates to MADEECVRFPVLGEPAPDFEAETTQGPIKLSDLKGKWVVMFSHPADFTPVCTTEFMSFTKIYDELKALNVSLIGLSVDSISSHLAWVHDIKEKMGIAIPFPIIADLTMKVAKKYGMIHPGQSSTAAVRCVFFIDEKGIIRAMIYYPLQNGRYMPEIIRLVKALQTTDKFKVSTPANWQPGDKVVVPPPKTTAEMEKRPIEGYECKDWYLCFKNV; encoded by the coding sequence ATGGCAGATGAGGAGTGTGTCAGGTTCCCGGTACTGGGTGAACCCGCACCGGACTTTGAAGCGGAAACAACGCAGGGGCCGATCAAACTTTCGGACTTAAAAGGAAAATGGGTCGTGATGTTCTCGCACCCGGCAGATTTCACACCGGTCTGCACCACCGAATTCATGTCGTTTACGAAGATCTATGACGAGCTCAAAGCACTCAATGTCAGTCTTATCGGGTTGTCGGTGGACAGTATCTCGTCGCATCTCGCATGGGTGCATGACATCAAGGAAAAGATGGGTATTGCCATCCCGTTTCCCATCATCGCAGACCTCACGATGAAAGTCGCAAAGAAGTACGGTATGATCCACCCGGGGCAAAGCTCAACAGCAGCTGTCCGCTGCGTCTTCTTTATCGATGAAAAAGGCATCATTCGGGCAATGATCTATTACCCGCTCCAGAACGGGAGGTATATGCCAGAGATCATCCGCCTTGTCAAAGCACTCCAGACCACGGATAAGTTCAAAGTCTCAACTCCAGCTAACTGGCAGCCGGGTGACAAGGTGGTTGTTCCACCACCCAAGACAACCGCCGAGATGGAGAAACGCCCGATCGAAGGGTATGAGTGCAAGGACTGGTATCTGTGCTTTAAAAACGTCTAG
- a CDS encoding flavodoxin family protein, giving the protein MPIKVLAFAGSPRRHGNSETLLDWVLSAMGREPDVSIEKVPLTEADIHMCNGCNACEKLNKCIQRDGMDVMHDKIIEADCIILSSPIFCMGLAAQVKALVDRAQVFRSRKYVLKLPVVPPERKGKRLGVFLSTAGQDWDHVFNAAVPSVKCFFHVIDIRDSDIHYLMINNVDEKGAIQKHPSAQAYADKLGKDMITELHQRLAA; this is encoded by the coding sequence ATGCCGATCAAAGTCCTCGCATTTGCCGGAAGCCCGCGACGGCATGGTAACTCCGAGACCCTCCTTGACTGGGTGCTTTCCGCTATGGGCAGGGAACCGGATGTGAGCATTGAGAAAGTCCCGCTTACCGAGGCGGATATCCATATGTGCAACGGGTGCAATGCCTGCGAGAAGCTGAATAAATGCATCCAGCGCGACGGCATGGACGTGATGCACGATAAGATCATCGAAGCAGACTGTATTATCCTGTCATCACCGATTTTCTGCATGGGGCTTGCAGCGCAGGTAAAGGCGCTTGTGGATCGCGCGCAGGTTTTCCGCTCGCGCAAGTACGTGCTGAAGCTCCCCGTCGTCCCGCCAGAACGCAAAGGAAAACGGCTGGGCGTCTTTCTTTCTACTGCGGGGCAGGACTGGGACCATGTTTTTAATGCAGCAGTACCGTCAGTAAAATGTTTCTTCCATGTCATCGACATCCGGGACAGCGACATCCATTACCTGATGATTAATAACGTGGATGAAAAAGGGGCAATTCAGAAGCACCCGTCTGCACAGGCTTATGCGGACAAACTGGGAAAAGATATGATCACAGAATTACAT
- the radC gene encoding DNA repair protein RadC — MKKMKDVLPSDRPREKLVAKGPAALTDTELVEAIIGRGTVKRDVRMIARDISEKIRIASGLPSYTDLRDIEGVGETKAAQVMACFELGRRHYAEKNCARRIIKPEDILPLVDEYRGHRQEHFICISLNGAGEMLGKRVITVGLLNHSLVHPREVFADPITDRAASIICVHNHPSGSLEPSSQDIAITQQLKDAGITLGIQLLDHIIVTKEGFVSLKERGLI, encoded by the coding sequence ATGAAAAAGATGAAGGATGTGCTGCCGAGTGATCGCCCCCGCGAGAAGTTAGTGGCAAAAGGTCCGGCGGCGCTCACTGATACAGAGCTTGTCGAGGCAATTATCGGCAGGGGCACGGTGAAGCGCGATGTCCGGATGATTGCAAGGGATATATCGGAAAAAATCCGTATTGCCAGTGGTCTGCCATCGTATACGGATCTCCGGGATATTGAGGGAGTTGGGGAGACAAAGGCTGCACAGGTGATGGCATGTTTTGAACTGGGGCGCCGGCATTATGCAGAGAAGAACTGTGCACGCCGGATCATAAAACCCGAAGACATCCTCCCGCTGGTCGATGAATACCGGGGGCACCGGCAGGAGCACTTTATCTGCATCTCACTCAACGGGGCCGGTGAGATGCTCGGTAAAAGGGTAATCACCGTGGGGCTCCTCAACCACAGCCTCGTCCACCCGCGGGAAGTCTTTGCAGATCCGATAACCGACCGTGCTGCGTCAATCATCTGCGTCCACAACCACCCGTCGGGATCACTCGAACCAAGCTCACAGGATATCGCCATAACCCAACAACTCAAAGATGCCGGAATAACACTCGGGATCCAACTCCTCGACCATATTATCGTGACAAAAGAGGGATTTGTCAGTCTCAAGGAAAGAGGACTGATCTAA
- a CDS encoding carboxymuconolactone decarboxylase family protein translates to MDKRIKDLEKKIGKVPRFFKELCDKDPEMFEMVMKLEEHIWDDGKLSRKTKKLIAIAIAAALRDQHAVRAQLSGAANLGVTKEEVDEALRVTFLLSGMPAYVYGKAQLDEIMK, encoded by the coding sequence ATGGACAAGAGGATCAAGGATTTGGAAAAGAAGATCGGCAAGGTTCCCCGGTTCTTCAAGGAACTCTGTGACAAGGATCCAGAGATGTTCGAGATGGTGATGAAGCTGGAAGAGCACATCTGGGACGACGGTAAGCTCTCGCGGAAGACCAAGAAGCTGATCGCAATCGCGATTGCGGCTGCCCTGCGTGACCAGCACGCCGTGCGGGCGCAGCTCTCCGGCGCGGCAAACCTTGGCGTGACAAAAGAAGAGGTTGATGAGGCGCTTCGGGTGACGTTTCTGCTCTCGGGAATGCCGGCATACGTGTACGGCAAGGCGCAGCTTGACGAGATCATGAAATAA
- a CDS encoding desulfoferrodoxin FeS4 iron-binding domain-containing protein, with translation MVNVSKEGQVFKCEICGNVVIVKEAGGGELVCCGEPMQLESA, from the coding sequence ATGGTGAATGTCTCAAAGGAGGGGCAGGTCTTCAAATGCGAGATCTGCGGTAACGTGGTGATAGTAAAAGAAGCCGGTGGCGGAGAACTTGTCTGCTGCGGCGAACCGATGCAACTGGAGAGTGCGTAA